The following coding sequences are from one Hippopotamus amphibius kiboko isolate mHipAmp2 chromosome 9, mHipAmp2.hap2, whole genome shotgun sequence window:
- the DGKZ gene encoding diacylglycerol kinase zeta isoform X9 produces MEPRDGSAEAGGSGSESASASSSGSERDAGAEADRAPRRLSKRRFPGLRLFGHRKAITKSGLQHLAPPPPAPGAPCGEPERPIRSTVDWSESATYGEHIWFETNVSGDFCYVGEQYCAAKMLKSVSRRKCAACKIVVHTPCIEQLEKINFRCKPSFRESGSRNVREPTFVRHHWVHRRRQDGKCRHCGKGFQQKFTFHSKEIVAISCSWCKQAYHSKVSCFMLQQIEEPCSLGAHAAVVIPPTWILRARRPQNTLKASKKKKRASFKRKSSKKGPEEGRWRPFIIRPTPSPLMKPLLVFVNPKSGGNQGAKIIQSFLWYLNPRQVFDLSQGGPKEALEMYRRVHNLRILACGGDGTVGWILSTLDQLRLKPPPPVAILPLGTGNDLARTLNWGGGYTDEPVSKILSHVEEGNVVQLDRWDLRAEPNPEAGPEEREDGATARLPLDVFNNYFSLGFDAHVTLEFHESREANPEKFNSRFRNKMFYAGTAFSDFLMGSSKDLAKHIRVVCDGTDLTPKIQELKPQCIVFLNIPRYCAGTMPWGHPGERHDFEPQRHDDGYLEVIGFTMTSLAALQVGGHGERLTQCREVLLTTAKAIPVQVDGEPCKLAASRIRIALRNQATMVQKAKRRSAAPLHSGQQPVPEQLRVQVSRVSMHDYEALHYDKEQLREASVPLGTVVVPGDSDLELCRAHIERLRQVRRGSGASPRWPPVLVAPSPGLCFSRQEPEDAGARSPTCQKLSPKWCFLDATTASRFYRIDRAQEHLNYVTEIAQDEIYILDPELLGASARPDLPTPTSPLPTSPCSPTPRSLPGDAAAPPVHHTYGHALPRAQAAAPERDREVFCAGEELIEAAKRNDVCKLQELHRAGGDLARRDERGRTLLHHAVGTGSKEVVRYLLDHAPTEILDAVEENGETCLHQAAALGQRTVCHYLVEAGASLMKTDPQGDTPRQRAEKAQDTELAAYLENRQHYQMIQREDQETAV; encoded by the exons ATGGAGCCGCGGGACGGCAGCGCCGAGGCCGGGGGCAGCGGCTCCGAGTCGGCCTCCGCCTCGTCCAGCGGCTCCGAGCGCGACGCGGGTGCCGAGGCGGACCGGGCGCCGCGGCGTCTGAGCAAGCGGCGCTTCCCGGGGCTGCGGCTCTTCGGGCACAG GAAAGCCATCACCAAGTCGGGCCTCCAGCACCTGGCACCGCCGCCTCCCGCTCCCGGGGCCCCCTGCGGCGAGCCTGAGCGGCCGATCCGGAGCACGGTGGACTGGAGC GAGTCGGCGACGTATGGGGAGCACATCTGGTTCGAGACCAACGTGTCCGGGGACTTCTGCTACGTGGGAGAACAGTACTGCGCGGCCAAGATGCTG AAATCAGTGTCCCGGAGGAAGTGTGCAGCCTGCAAGATTGTGGTGCACACCCCCTGCATCGAGCAGCTGGAGAAG ATAAATTTCCGCTGTAAGCCATCCTTCCGGGAATCAGGCTCCAGGAACGTCCGTGAG CCCACCTTCGTGCGGCACCACTGGGTGCACAGGCGGCGCCAGGACGGCAAGTGTCGGCACTGTGGGAAG GGCTTCCAGCAGAAGTTCACCTTCCACAGCAAGGAGATCGTGGCCATCAGCTGCTCCTGGTGCAAGCAGGCC TACCACAGCAAGGTGTCCTGCTTCATGCTGCAGCAGATCGAGGAGCCGTGCTCCCTGGGAGCCCACGCCGCCGTGGTCATCCCCCCCACCTGGATCCTCCGTGCCCGCAGGCCCCAG AATACCCTTAAGgcaagcaagaagaaaaagagggcaTCCTTCAAGAGGAAGTCTAGCAAGAAAGGGCCTGAG GAGGGCCGCTGGAGACCCTTCATCATCAGGCCCACCCCGTCCCCCCTCATGAAGCCCCTGCTGGTGTTCGTGAACCCCAAGAGCGGGGGCAACCAG GGCGCCAAGATCATCCAGTCCTTCCTCTGGTACCTCAACCCCCGGCAAGTCTTTGACCTGAGCCAGGGAGGGCCCAAGGAGGC ACTAGAGATGTACCGCCGCGTGCACAACCTGCGGATCCTGGCGTGCGGGGGGGACGGCACG GTCGGCTGGATCCTCTCCACCCTGGACCAGCTGCGCTTAAAACCGCCGCCGCCTGTCGCCATCCTGCCTCTGGGCACCGGCAACGACTTGGCCCGCACCCTCAACTGGGGCGGA GGCTACACAGATGAGCCCGTGTCCAAGATCCTGTCCCACGTGGAAGAGGGCAACGTGGTGCAGCTGGACCGCTGGGACCTGCGTGCTGAGCCCAACCCCGAGGCGGGTCCTGAGGAGCGAGAGGACGGCGCCACCGCCCGG CTGCCTCTGGATGTCTTCAACAACTACTTCAGCCTGGGTTTTGACGCCCACGTCACCCTGGAGTTTCACGAGTCTCGAG AGGCCAACCCAGAGAAGTTCAACAGCCGCTTTCGGAATAAGATGTTCTACGCCGGG ACAGCCTTCTCCGACTTCCTGATGGGCAGCTCCAAGGACTTGGCCAAGCACATCCGCGTGGTG TGTGACGGGACTGACCTGACCCCCAAGATTCAGGAGCTGAAGCCCCAGTGCATTGTCTTCCTGAACATCCCCAG GTACTGCGCGGGCACCATGCCCTGGGGCCACCCTGGGGAGCGCCACGACTTTGAGCCCCAGCGGCACGACGACGGCTACCTCGAGGTCATTGGGTTTACCATGACATCCCTG GCAGCCCTGCAGGTCGGCGGGCACGGCGAGCGGCTGACCCAGTGCCGAGAGGTGCTGCTCACCACGGCCAAGGCCATCCCAGTGCAGGTGGACGGCGAGCCCTGCAAGCTCGCGGCCTCCCGCATCCGCATCGCCCTGCGCAACCAGGCCACCATGGTGCAGAAGGCCAAGCGGCGCAGCGCGGCGCCCCTGCACAGCGG CCAGCAGCCGGTGCCCGAGCAGCTGCGGGTGCAGGTGAGCAGGGTCAGCATGCACGACTACGAGGCCCTGCACTACGACAAGGAGCAGCTCAGAGAGGCCT CCGTGCCGCTGGGCACCGTGGTGGTCCCGGGAGACAGCGACCTGGAGCTGTGCCGCGCCCACATCGAGAGGCTCCGGCAGGTGAGGCGCGGGTCCGGGGCCTCCCCCCGCTGGCCCCCGGTTCTGGTcgcccccagccccggcctcTGCTTCTCTCGACAGGAGCCCGAAGATGCTGGAGCCAGGTCCCCAACGTGCCAGAAACTGTCCCCCAAGTGGTGCTTCCTGGACG CCACCACTGCCAGCCGCTTCTACAGAATCGACAGGGCCCAG GAACACCTCAACTACGTGACCGAGATCGCACAGGACGAGATTTACATCCTGGACCCGGAGCTGCTGGGGGCGTCTGCCCGGCCTGACCTCCCAACCCCCACGTCCCCTCTGCCCACTTCGCCCTGCTCGCCCACGCCCCG GTCCCTGCCAGGCGATGCTGCCGCCCCCCCAG TGCATCACACGTACGGTCACGCGCTGCCCCGAGCCCAGGCTGCGGCGCCGGAACGTGACAGGGAGGTGTTCTGTGCAGGTGAAGAGCTGATCGAGGCTGCCAAGAGGAACGACGTCTGTAAG CTCCAAGAGCTGCACCGCGCCGGGGGGGACCTCGCGCGCCGGGACGAGCGCGGCCGCACGCTCCTGCACCACGCCGTCGGCACCGGCAGCAAGGAGGTGGTCCGCTACCTGCTGGACCACG cccccacgGAGATCCTTGACGCTGTGGAGGAAAA CGGGGAGACCTGCCTGCACCAGGCGGCGGCCCTGGGCCAGCGCACCGTCTGCCACTACCTCGTGGAGGCCGGGGCCTCTCTCATGAAGACGGACCCGCAG GGCGACACACCCCGGCAGCGGGCTGAGAAGGCGCAGGACACGGAGCTGGCCGCGTACCTGGAGAACCGGCAGCACTACCAGATGATCCAGCGGGAGGACCAGGAGACGGCTGTGTGA
- the DGKZ gene encoding diacylglycerol kinase zeta isoform X5, which produces MEPRDGSAEAGGSGSESASASSSGSERDAGAEADRAPRRLSKRRFPGLRLFGHSHPPAPAMETFFRRHFQRKAPGPGEGQRRPSGVGLPTGKARRRSPAGQASSSLVQRRRSSSQLQGCLPGCGVGAPRPSRRRSSTTPPACNPRFAVDELPAPQPGAAGARLPGAPLLLAGLLGMDEDEEEGVQEEDAAVASLSAAQPGAERLGPPPRRGALPLPPVPRWRGRRASAHLLPADAVKGRALWGLHGYYRPLGQQRPSGQHPGPGGRRASGPAAGPGMPACVRPLSRRRQVALRRKSAGPHTWSALLAKAITKSGLQHLAPPPPAPGAPCGEPERPIRSTVDWSESATYGEHIWFETNVSGDFCYVGEQYCAAKMLQKSVSRRKCAACKIVVHTPCIEQLEKINFRCKPSFRESGSRNVREPTFVRHHWVHRRRQDGKCRHCGKGFQQKFTFHSKEIVAISCSWCKQAYHSKVSCFMLQQIEEPCSLGAHAAVVIPPTWILRARRPQNTLKASKKKKRASFKRKSSKKGPEEGRWRPFIIRPTPSPLMKPLLVFVNPKSGGNQGAKIIQSFLWYLNPRQVFDLSQGGPKEALEMYRRVHNLRILACGGDGTVGWILSTLDQLRLKPPPPVAILPLGTGNDLARTLNWGGGYTDEPVSKILSHVEEGNVVQLDRWDLRAEPNPEAGPEEREDGATARLPLDVFNNYFSLGFDAHVTLEFHESREANPEKFNSRFRNKMFYAGTAFSDFLMGSSKDLAKHIRVVCDGTDLTPKIQELKPQCIVFLNIPRYCAGTMPWGHPGERHDFEPQRHDDGYLEVIGFTMTSLAALQVGGHGERLTQCREVLLTTAKAIPVQVDGEPCKLAASRIRIALRNQATMVQKAKRRSAAPLHSGQQPVPEQLRVQVSRVSMHDYEALHYDKEQLREASVPLGTVVVPGDSDLELCRAHIERLRQEPEDAGARSPTCQKLSPKWCFLDATTASRFYRIDRAQEHLNYVTEIAQDEIYILDPELLGASARPDLPTPTSPLPTSPCSPTPRSLPGDAAAPPGEELIEAAKRNDVCKLQELHRAGGDLARRDERGRTLLHHAVGTGSKEVVRYLLDHAPTEILDAVEENGETCLHQAAALGQRTVCHYLVEAGASLMKTDPQGDTPRQRAEKAQDTELAAYLENRQHYQMIQREDQETAV; this is translated from the exons ATGGAGCCGCGGGACGGCAGCGCCGAGGCCGGGGGCAGCGGCTCCGAGTCGGCCTCCGCCTCGTCCAGCGGCTCCGAGCGCGACGCGGGTGCCGAGGCGGACCGGGCGCCGCGGCGTCTGAGCAAGCGGCGCTTCCCGGGGCTGCGGCTCTTCGGGCACAG CCACCCGCCTGCCCCTGCCATGGAGACCTTCTTTAGGAGACACTTCCAGCGGAAGGCGCCAGGCCCTGGAGAGGGGCAGCGGCGGCCCAGTGGCGTGGGGCTGCCCACGGGCAAGGCGCGGCGCCGCTCGCCTGCGGGGCAGGCCTCCTCCTCGCTGGTGCAGCGGCGCCGCTCCAGCTCgcagctgcagggctgcctcCCGGGCTGCGGGGTAGGGGCCCCGCGCCCCAGCCGCCGGCGCTCCAGCACCACGCCCCCCGCCTGCAACCCCCGCTTCGCTGTGGACGAGCTGCCCGCCCCGCAGCCCGGCGCTGCCGGGGCCCGGCTGCCGGGTGCGCCCCTGCTGCTGGCCGGGCTCTTGGGCATGGATGAGGACGAGGAAGAAGGGGTCCAGGAGGAGGATGCGGCAGTTGCATCACTGAGCGCCGCCCAGCCAGGCGCCGAGAGGCTGGGGCCACCCCCGCGCCGGGGCGCCCTGCCCCTGCCGCCCGTGCCCCGCTGGCGCGGACGCCGGGCCTCCGCCCACCTGCTGCCCGCTGACGCGGTGAAAGGCCGCGCCCTCTGGGGCCTGCACGGTTACTACAGGCCCCTCGGCCAGCAGCGGCCCTCGGGCCAGCACCCCGGCCCGGGGGGCCGAAGAGCCTCGGGCCCCGCCGCTGGCCCCGGGATGCCTGCCTGCGTGCGCCCGCTGTCCCGCAGGCGCCAGGTAGCCCTGCGGCGCAAGTCAGCCGGACCCCACACCTGGAGCGCCCTGCTTGC GAAAGCCATCACCAAGTCGGGCCTCCAGCACCTGGCACCGCCGCCTCCCGCTCCCGGGGCCCCCTGCGGCGAGCCTGAGCGGCCGATCCGGAGCACGGTGGACTGGAGC GAGTCGGCGACGTATGGGGAGCACATCTGGTTCGAGACCAACGTGTCCGGGGACTTCTGCTACGTGGGAGAACAGTACTGCGCGGCCAAGATGCTG CAGAAATCAGTGTCCCGGAGGAAGTGTGCAGCCTGCAAGATTGTGGTGCACACCCCCTGCATCGAGCAGCTGGAGAAG ATAAATTTCCGCTGTAAGCCATCCTTCCGGGAATCAGGCTCCAGGAACGTCCGTGAG CCCACCTTCGTGCGGCACCACTGGGTGCACAGGCGGCGCCAGGACGGCAAGTGTCGGCACTGTGGGAAG GGCTTCCAGCAGAAGTTCACCTTCCACAGCAAGGAGATCGTGGCCATCAGCTGCTCCTGGTGCAAGCAGGCC TACCACAGCAAGGTGTCCTGCTTCATGCTGCAGCAGATCGAGGAGCCGTGCTCCCTGGGAGCCCACGCCGCCGTGGTCATCCCCCCCACCTGGATCCTCCGTGCCCGCAGGCCCCAG AATACCCTTAAGgcaagcaagaagaaaaagagggcaTCCTTCAAGAGGAAGTCTAGCAAGAAAGGGCCTGAG GAGGGCCGCTGGAGACCCTTCATCATCAGGCCCACCCCGTCCCCCCTCATGAAGCCCCTGCTGGTGTTCGTGAACCCCAAGAGCGGGGGCAACCAG GGCGCCAAGATCATCCAGTCCTTCCTCTGGTACCTCAACCCCCGGCAAGTCTTTGACCTGAGCCAGGGAGGGCCCAAGGAGGC ACTAGAGATGTACCGCCGCGTGCACAACCTGCGGATCCTGGCGTGCGGGGGGGACGGCACG GTCGGCTGGATCCTCTCCACCCTGGACCAGCTGCGCTTAAAACCGCCGCCGCCTGTCGCCATCCTGCCTCTGGGCACCGGCAACGACTTGGCCCGCACCCTCAACTGGGGCGGA GGCTACACAGATGAGCCCGTGTCCAAGATCCTGTCCCACGTGGAAGAGGGCAACGTGGTGCAGCTGGACCGCTGGGACCTGCGTGCTGAGCCCAACCCCGAGGCGGGTCCTGAGGAGCGAGAGGACGGCGCCACCGCCCGG CTGCCTCTGGATGTCTTCAACAACTACTTCAGCCTGGGTTTTGACGCCCACGTCACCCTGGAGTTTCACGAGTCTCGAG AGGCCAACCCAGAGAAGTTCAACAGCCGCTTTCGGAATAAGATGTTCTACGCCGGG ACAGCCTTCTCCGACTTCCTGATGGGCAGCTCCAAGGACTTGGCCAAGCACATCCGCGTGGTG TGTGACGGGACTGACCTGACCCCCAAGATTCAGGAGCTGAAGCCCCAGTGCATTGTCTTCCTGAACATCCCCAG GTACTGCGCGGGCACCATGCCCTGGGGCCACCCTGGGGAGCGCCACGACTTTGAGCCCCAGCGGCACGACGACGGCTACCTCGAGGTCATTGGGTTTACCATGACATCCCTG GCAGCCCTGCAGGTCGGCGGGCACGGCGAGCGGCTGACCCAGTGCCGAGAGGTGCTGCTCACCACGGCCAAGGCCATCCCAGTGCAGGTGGACGGCGAGCCCTGCAAGCTCGCGGCCTCCCGCATCCGCATCGCCCTGCGCAACCAGGCCACCATGGTGCAGAAGGCCAAGCGGCGCAGCGCGGCGCCCCTGCACAGCGG CCAGCAGCCGGTGCCCGAGCAGCTGCGGGTGCAGGTGAGCAGGGTCAGCATGCACGACTACGAGGCCCTGCACTACGACAAGGAGCAGCTCAGAGAGGCCT CCGTGCCGCTGGGCACCGTGGTGGTCCCGGGAGACAGCGACCTGGAGCTGTGCCGCGCCCACATCGAGAGGCTCCGGCAG GAGCCCGAAGATGCTGGAGCCAGGTCCCCAACGTGCCAGAAACTGTCCCCCAAGTGGTGCTTCCTGGACG CCACCACTGCCAGCCGCTTCTACAGAATCGACAGGGCCCAG GAACACCTCAACTACGTGACCGAGATCGCACAGGACGAGATTTACATCCTGGACCCGGAGCTGCTGGGGGCGTCTGCCCGGCCTGACCTCCCAACCCCCACGTCCCCTCTGCCCACTTCGCCCTGCTCGCCCACGCCCCG GTCCCTGCCAGGCGATGCTGCCGCCCCCCCAG GTGAAGAGCTGATCGAGGCTGCCAAGAGGAACGACGTCTGTAAG CTCCAAGAGCTGCACCGCGCCGGGGGGGACCTCGCGCGCCGGGACGAGCGCGGCCGCACGCTCCTGCACCACGCCGTCGGCACCGGCAGCAAGGAGGTGGTCCGCTACCTGCTGGACCACG cccccacgGAGATCCTTGACGCTGTGGAGGAAAA CGGGGAGACCTGCCTGCACCAGGCGGCGGCCCTGGGCCAGCGCACCGTCTGCCACTACCTCGTGGAGGCCGGGGCCTCTCTCATGAAGACGGACCCGCAG GGCGACACACCCCGGCAGCGGGCTGAGAAGGCGCAGGACACGGAGCTGGCCGCGTACCTGGAGAACCGGCAGCACTACCAGATGATCCAGCGGGAGGACCAGGAGACGGCTGTGTGA
- the DGKZ gene encoding diacylglycerol kinase zeta isoform X2 yields the protein MEPRDGSAEAGGSGSESASASSSGSERDAGAEADRAPRRLSKRRFPGLRLFGHSHPPAPAMETFFRRHFQRKAPGPGEGQRRPSGVGLPTGKARRRSPAGQASSSLVQRRRSSSQLQGCLPGCGVGAPRPSRRRSSTTPPACNPRFAVDELPAPQPGAAGARLPGAPLLLAGLLGMDEDEEEGVQEEDAAVASLSAAQPGAERLGPPPRRGALPLPPVPRWRGRRASAHLLPADAVKGRALWGLHGYYRPLGQQRPSGQHPGPGGRRASGPAAGPGMPACVRPLSRRRQVALRRKSAGPHTWSALLAKAITKSGLQHLAPPPPAPGAPCGEPERPIRSTVDWSESATYGEHIWFETNVSGDFCYVGEQYCAAKMLQKSVSRRKCAACKIVVHTPCIEQLEKINFRCKPSFRESGSRNVREPTFVRHHWVHRRRQDGKCRHCGKGFQQKFTFHSKEIVAISCSWCKQAYHSKVSCFMLQQIEEPCSLGAHAAVVIPPTWILRARRPQNTLKASKKKKRASFKRKSSKKGPEEGRWRPFIIRPTPSPLMKPLLVFVNPKSGGNQGAKIIQSFLWYLNPRQVFDLSQGGPKEALEMYRRVHNLRILACGGDGTVGWILSTLDQLRLKPPPPVAILPLGTGNDLARTLNWGGGYTDEPVSKILSHVEEGNVVQLDRWDLRAEPNPEAGPEEREDGATARLPLDVFNNYFSLGFDAHVTLEFHESREANPEKFNSRFRNKMFYAGTAFSDFLMGSSKDLAKHIRVVCDGTDLTPKIQELKPQCIVFLNIPRYCAGTMPWGHPGERHDFEPQRHDDGYLEVIGFTMTSLAALQVGGHGERLTQCREVLLTTAKAIPVQVDGEPCKLAASRIRIALRNQATMVQKAKRRSAAPLHSGQQPVPEQLRVQVSRVSMHDYEALHYDKEQLREASVPLGTVVVPGDSDLELCRAHIERLRQVRRGSGASPRWPPVLVAPSPGLCFSRQEPEDAGARSPTCQKLSPKWCFLDATTASRFYRIDRAQEHLNYVTEIAQDEIYILDPELLGASARPDLPTPTSPLPTSPCSPTPRSLPGDAAAPPVHHTYGHALPRAQAAAPERDREVFCAGEELIEAAKRNDVCKLQELHRAGGDLARRDERGRTLLHHAVGTGSKEVVRYLLDHAPTEILDAVEENGETCLHQAAALGQRTVCHYLVEAGASLMKTDPQGDTPRQRAEKAQDTELAAYLENRQHYQMIQREDQETAV from the exons ATGGAGCCGCGGGACGGCAGCGCCGAGGCCGGGGGCAGCGGCTCCGAGTCGGCCTCCGCCTCGTCCAGCGGCTCCGAGCGCGACGCGGGTGCCGAGGCGGACCGGGCGCCGCGGCGTCTGAGCAAGCGGCGCTTCCCGGGGCTGCGGCTCTTCGGGCACAG CCACCCGCCTGCCCCTGCCATGGAGACCTTCTTTAGGAGACACTTCCAGCGGAAGGCGCCAGGCCCTGGAGAGGGGCAGCGGCGGCCCAGTGGCGTGGGGCTGCCCACGGGCAAGGCGCGGCGCCGCTCGCCTGCGGGGCAGGCCTCCTCCTCGCTGGTGCAGCGGCGCCGCTCCAGCTCgcagctgcagggctgcctcCCGGGCTGCGGGGTAGGGGCCCCGCGCCCCAGCCGCCGGCGCTCCAGCACCACGCCCCCCGCCTGCAACCCCCGCTTCGCTGTGGACGAGCTGCCCGCCCCGCAGCCCGGCGCTGCCGGGGCCCGGCTGCCGGGTGCGCCCCTGCTGCTGGCCGGGCTCTTGGGCATGGATGAGGACGAGGAAGAAGGGGTCCAGGAGGAGGATGCGGCAGTTGCATCACTGAGCGCCGCCCAGCCAGGCGCCGAGAGGCTGGGGCCACCCCCGCGCCGGGGCGCCCTGCCCCTGCCGCCCGTGCCCCGCTGGCGCGGACGCCGGGCCTCCGCCCACCTGCTGCCCGCTGACGCGGTGAAAGGCCGCGCCCTCTGGGGCCTGCACGGTTACTACAGGCCCCTCGGCCAGCAGCGGCCCTCGGGCCAGCACCCCGGCCCGGGGGGCCGAAGAGCCTCGGGCCCCGCCGCTGGCCCCGGGATGCCTGCCTGCGTGCGCCCGCTGTCCCGCAGGCGCCAGGTAGCCCTGCGGCGCAAGTCAGCCGGACCCCACACCTGGAGCGCCCTGCTTGC GAAAGCCATCACCAAGTCGGGCCTCCAGCACCTGGCACCGCCGCCTCCCGCTCCCGGGGCCCCCTGCGGCGAGCCTGAGCGGCCGATCCGGAGCACGGTGGACTGGAGC GAGTCGGCGACGTATGGGGAGCACATCTGGTTCGAGACCAACGTGTCCGGGGACTTCTGCTACGTGGGAGAACAGTACTGCGCGGCCAAGATGCTG CAGAAATCAGTGTCCCGGAGGAAGTGTGCAGCCTGCAAGATTGTGGTGCACACCCCCTGCATCGAGCAGCTGGAGAAG ATAAATTTCCGCTGTAAGCCATCCTTCCGGGAATCAGGCTCCAGGAACGTCCGTGAG CCCACCTTCGTGCGGCACCACTGGGTGCACAGGCGGCGCCAGGACGGCAAGTGTCGGCACTGTGGGAAG GGCTTCCAGCAGAAGTTCACCTTCCACAGCAAGGAGATCGTGGCCATCAGCTGCTCCTGGTGCAAGCAGGCC TACCACAGCAAGGTGTCCTGCTTCATGCTGCAGCAGATCGAGGAGCCGTGCTCCCTGGGAGCCCACGCCGCCGTGGTCATCCCCCCCACCTGGATCCTCCGTGCCCGCAGGCCCCAG AATACCCTTAAGgcaagcaagaagaaaaagagggcaTCCTTCAAGAGGAAGTCTAGCAAGAAAGGGCCTGAG GAGGGCCGCTGGAGACCCTTCATCATCAGGCCCACCCCGTCCCCCCTCATGAAGCCCCTGCTGGTGTTCGTGAACCCCAAGAGCGGGGGCAACCAG GGCGCCAAGATCATCCAGTCCTTCCTCTGGTACCTCAACCCCCGGCAAGTCTTTGACCTGAGCCAGGGAGGGCCCAAGGAGGC ACTAGAGATGTACCGCCGCGTGCACAACCTGCGGATCCTGGCGTGCGGGGGGGACGGCACG GTCGGCTGGATCCTCTCCACCCTGGACCAGCTGCGCTTAAAACCGCCGCCGCCTGTCGCCATCCTGCCTCTGGGCACCGGCAACGACTTGGCCCGCACCCTCAACTGGGGCGGA GGCTACACAGATGAGCCCGTGTCCAAGATCCTGTCCCACGTGGAAGAGGGCAACGTGGTGCAGCTGGACCGCTGGGACCTGCGTGCTGAGCCCAACCCCGAGGCGGGTCCTGAGGAGCGAGAGGACGGCGCCACCGCCCGG CTGCCTCTGGATGTCTTCAACAACTACTTCAGCCTGGGTTTTGACGCCCACGTCACCCTGGAGTTTCACGAGTCTCGAG AGGCCAACCCAGAGAAGTTCAACAGCCGCTTTCGGAATAAGATGTTCTACGCCGGG ACAGCCTTCTCCGACTTCCTGATGGGCAGCTCCAAGGACTTGGCCAAGCACATCCGCGTGGTG TGTGACGGGACTGACCTGACCCCCAAGATTCAGGAGCTGAAGCCCCAGTGCATTGTCTTCCTGAACATCCCCAG GTACTGCGCGGGCACCATGCCCTGGGGCCACCCTGGGGAGCGCCACGACTTTGAGCCCCAGCGGCACGACGACGGCTACCTCGAGGTCATTGGGTTTACCATGACATCCCTG GCAGCCCTGCAGGTCGGCGGGCACGGCGAGCGGCTGACCCAGTGCCGAGAGGTGCTGCTCACCACGGCCAAGGCCATCCCAGTGCAGGTGGACGGCGAGCCCTGCAAGCTCGCGGCCTCCCGCATCCGCATCGCCCTGCGCAACCAGGCCACCATGGTGCAGAAGGCCAAGCGGCGCAGCGCGGCGCCCCTGCACAGCGG CCAGCAGCCGGTGCCCGAGCAGCTGCGGGTGCAGGTGAGCAGGGTCAGCATGCACGACTACGAGGCCCTGCACTACGACAAGGAGCAGCTCAGAGAGGCCT CCGTGCCGCTGGGCACCGTGGTGGTCCCGGGAGACAGCGACCTGGAGCTGTGCCGCGCCCACATCGAGAGGCTCCGGCAGGTGAGGCGCGGGTCCGGGGCCTCCCCCCGCTGGCCCCCGGTTCTGGTcgcccccagccccggcctcTGCTTCTCTCGACAGGAGCCCGAAGATGCTGGAGCCAGGTCCCCAACGTGCCAGAAACTGTCCCCCAAGTGGTGCTTCCTGGACG CCACCACTGCCAGCCGCTTCTACAGAATCGACAGGGCCCAG GAACACCTCAACTACGTGACCGAGATCGCACAGGACGAGATTTACATCCTGGACCCGGAGCTGCTGGGGGCGTCTGCCCGGCCTGACCTCCCAACCCCCACGTCCCCTCTGCCCACTTCGCCCTGCTCGCCCACGCCCCG GTCCCTGCCAGGCGATGCTGCCGCCCCCCCAG TGCATCACACGTACGGTCACGCGCTGCCCCGAGCCCAGGCTGCGGCGCCGGAACGTGACAGGGAGGTGTTCTGTGCAGGTGAAGAGCTGATCGAGGCTGCCAAGAGGAACGACGTCTGTAAG CTCCAAGAGCTGCACCGCGCCGGGGGGGACCTCGCGCGCCGGGACGAGCGCGGCCGCACGCTCCTGCACCACGCCGTCGGCACCGGCAGCAAGGAGGTGGTCCGCTACCTGCTGGACCACG cccccacgGAGATCCTTGACGCTGTGGAGGAAAA CGGGGAGACCTGCCTGCACCAGGCGGCGGCCCTGGGCCAGCGCACCGTCTGCCACTACCTCGTGGAGGCCGGGGCCTCTCTCATGAAGACGGACCCGCAG GGCGACACACCCCGGCAGCGGGCTGAGAAGGCGCAGGACACGGAGCTGGCCGCGTACCTGGAGAACCGGCAGCACTACCAGATGATCCAGCGGGAGGACCAGGAGACGGCTGTGTGA